One window of Plasmodium berghei ANKA genome assembly, chromosome: 5 genomic DNA carries:
- a CDS encoding ADP-ribosylation factor, putative produces the protein MGLLVSRLFNRLFQKKDVRILMVGLDAAGKTTILYKVKLGEVVTTIPTIGFNVETVEFRNISFTVWDVGGQDKIRPLWRHYYSNTDGLIFVVDSNDRERIDDAREELHRMINEEELKDAIILVFANKQDLPNAMSAAEVTEKLHLNTIRERNWFIQSTCATRGDGLYEGFDWLTTHLNNAK, from the exons ATGGGGTTATTAGTAAGTAGATTATTCAATCGATTgtttcaaaaaaaagatgTTAGAATTTTAATGGTGGGCTTAGATGCTGCTGGAAAAACAACAATATTATACAAAGTTAAATTAGGAGAAGTTGTTACAACAATTCCTACTATAG GTTTCAATGTTGAAACAGTTGAATTCagaaatatttcttttactGTATGGGATGTTGGAGGACAAGACAAG ATACGACCATTATGGAGGCACTACTACTCTAACACCGATGGGCTAATATTTGTTGTAGATAGTAATGATAGAGAAAGAATTGACGATG CACGTGAAGAGCTTCATAGAATGATAAATGAAGAAGAATTAAAGGATGCAATAATTTTAGTATTTGCAAACAAACAAGACTTGCCCAATGCTATGTCTGCGGCTGAAGTTACTGAAAAATTACACCTTAACACGATTAGGGAACGAAATTG gTTCATTCAATCAACCTGTGCTACAAGAGGAGATGGGTTATATGAAGGATTCGATTGGCTAACCActcatttaaataatgccaaataa